From a single Brassica oleracea var. oleracea cultivar TO1000 chromosome C5, BOL, whole genome shotgun sequence genomic region:
- the LOC106294421 gene encoding pentatricopeptide repeat-containing protein At1g02150 produces MLLQAVQNRNVPLASSASYSRLPRSRSPVVSVAPLKMRTAIIVCSISQVYGYGTVDYERRPIIQWNAIYKKISLMEKPELGAASVLNQWEKGGRKLTKWELCRVVKELRKYKRPNQALEVYDWMNKRGERFRLSASDAAIQLDLIGKVRGISDAEEFFLSLPDNFKDRRVYGSLLNAYVRAKSREKAEALIDIMRQKGYALHPLPFNVMMTLYMNLREYDKVDAMVFEMKQKDIRLDIYSYNIWLSSCASVEQMEQVYQQMKSDVSINPNWTTFSTMATMYIKMGETEKAQDALRKVEARITGRNRIPYHYLLSLYGSVGNKKELFRVWNVYKSVVPSIPNLGYHALVSSLVRMGDIEAAEKVYEEWLPVKSSYDPRIPNLLMNVYVKNDQLDKAQGLFDHMIEMGGKPSPGTWEILADGHTRKRSITEALACLKEAFSAQGSCNWRPKVLVLSGFFKLCEEESDVISKETVLELLSQSGHLQDKSYQTLIDAEENDARETDVLVTQLQDDL; encoded by the exons ATGCTGCTTCAGGCGGTACAAAATCGCAATGTTCCGCTGGCCTCCTCCGCCTCCTATTCTCGCCTCCCTCGCTCCAGATCACCCGTCGTGTCCGTAGCTCCACTGAAGATGAGGACGGCAATAATCGTGTGCTCCATCTCCCAGGTCTATGGCTACGGAACGGTGGACTACGAGAGAAGGCCGATTATCCAGTGGAATGCCATCTACAAGAAGATATCTCTCATGGAGAAGCCTGAGCTAGGTGCCGCCTCCGTCTTGAACCAGTGGGAGAAAGGCGGCCGTAAGCTTACCAAGTGGGAGCTCTGTCGGGTCGTCAAGGAGCTTCGCAAGTATAAGCGTCCTAACCAAGCTCTCGAG GTGTACGACTGGATGAACAAGAGAGGCGAAAGGTTTCGATTGTCTGCAAGTGATGCTGCCATCCAGCTCGACCTTATCGGCAAAGTCCGTGGGATCTCAGACGCCGAAGAGTTCTTCCTCAGTCTCCCTGACAACTTTAAGGACCGCAGAGTCTATGGCTCCCTCCTCAATGCTTATGTGAGGGCCAAGTCGAGAGAAAAAGCTGAAGCCTTGATCGACATTATGAGGCAGAAAGGATACGCCCTTCACCCGCTTCCCTTCAACGTTATGATGACTCTCTACATGAACCTAAGGGAGTACGACAAAGTAGATGCTATGGTCTTCGAGATGAAGCAGAAAGATATTCGTCTCGACATCTACTCCTACAACATCTGGCTCTCCTCCTGCGCCTCTGTTGAGCAAATGGAGCAAGTGTATCAGCAGATGAAATCAGATGTTTCCATCAATCCCAACTGGACCACTTTTAGCACAATGGCCACCATGTACATTAAGATGGGCGAAACCGAGAAAGCTCAAGATGCACTCAGGAAGGTTGAGGCCAGGATTACTGGTCGTAATCGTATCCCATATCACTACCTCTTGAGTTTGTACGGCAGCGTTGGTAACAAGAAAGAGCTGTTCCGGGTGTGGAATGTCTACAAATCTGTTGTACCCAGCATTCCCAATTTGGGATACCATGCTCTCGTCTCCTCCTTGGTGAGGATGGGTGATATTGAAGCTGCCGAGAAGGTATATGAGGAGTGGCTTCCAGTCAAGTCGTCTTATGACCCCAGGATACCAAACCTTCTTATGAATGTCTACGTTAAAAACGACCAACTAGACAAGGCTCAAGGGTTGTTCGACCACATGATCGAAATGGGGGGAAAGCCGAGCCCAGGTACTTGGGAGATTCTAGCCGATGGTCATACCAGAAAGAGGAGTATCACTGAGGCTTTGGCTTGTCTGAAAGAAGCTTTTTCTGCGCAAGGGTCCTGCAATTGGAGGCCTAAGGTGCTGGTGCTGTCAGGCTTCTTCAAGCTCTGTGAAGAGGAGTCGGATGTTATTAGTAAAGAGACGGTTTTGGAATTGTTGAGTCAATCGGGGCACCTTCAAGACAAATCTTACCAAACTCTTATTGATGCTGAAGAAAATGATGCCCGTGAGACCGATGTACTTGTTACGCAACTGCAAGATGATTTGTAA
- the LOC106294424 gene encoding cytochrome c oxidase-assembly factor COX23, mitochondrial: MATKGGAAAAHPSAARISDSPCYHQYSASLKCLEEFGSDKSKCQDHFDVYKECKKKEREARLERNKTRSLFS, encoded by the exons ATGGCGACGAAAGGCGGGGCGGCGGCGGCGCACCCTAGCGCGGCTCGGATATCTGATTCTCCATGTTACCATCAGTACTCTGCATCTCTGAAAT GTCTTGAAGAGTTTGGATCAGACAAGAGTAAATGCCAGGATCATTTTGATGTGTACAAGGAATGCAAAAAGAAAGAG AGGGAAGCTCGACTGGAACGCAATAAGACACGGTCATTGTTCTCCTGA
- the LOC106292935 gene encoding uncharacterized protein LOC106292935 — translation MKKENSSLMSFLLLLSLSFLASSKSHGNPASEMVNVLNQNRTAWKLGKLHESPGLGCIALQYAELCEGNCNVNNTLTCEPPEDDFTQVFAPNCGVELPTFGTITGHVLGCGTHYATPEASFSDILFRDNKSLLVLRNRSHTEVGVGMARLHKGTYFWCILFSDGGTNSSFSLEANGRGIKQRKGCYSGSAFSCSNAHMICMRLLNSFLCILLSINTLWVSFL, via the exons ATGAAGAAGGAAAACAGCTCTTTGATGTCGTTCTTACTGCTGCTCTCACTCTCATTTCTGGCTAGCTCCAAAAGTCACG GAAACCCGGCTAGTGAAATGGTGAACGTCTTGAACCAGAATAGAACAGCCTGGAAACTTGGCAAACTACATGAGAGCCCTGGCCTTGGCTGCATAGCCCTCCAGTATGCTGAGCTCTGCGAGGGTAATTGCAATGTCAACAACACTTTGACCTGCGAACCCCCTGAAGACGACTTCACTCAGGTTTTTGCCCCCAACTGTGGTGTAGAACTTCCCACTTTTGGTACCATAACAGGCCACGTTCTCGGCTGCGGCACCCACTATGCGACGCCAGAAGCCTCCTTCTCAGACATTCTCTTCAGAGATAACAAATCCTTGTTGGTGCTCAGAAACAGGTCGCACACTGAGGTTGGAGTTGGAATGGCTAGGTTGCATAAAGGTACCTACTTTTGGTGCATTCTGTTTAGTGATGGTGGGACAAACTCTTCCTTTTCTCTGGAAGCCAATGGCCGGGGAATCAAACAAAGAAAAGGCTGCTACAGCGGAAGTGCTTTTTCTTGTAGCAATGCGCACATGATTTGTATGCGTCTTCTCAACAGCTTTCTGTGCATTCTTTTGTCTATTAATACACTGTGGGTGTCCTTTCTTTAA